The sequence TGAATCATGTCGCCGATGAGATTCCCCATCATCATCGCAGTGACCGGTTTCCCGCGCTCTATGGATCTCGCGAGCAAATCCCGGAAACGCGGCACCCAGGTGCTGGCACGCTCGTTATCGCAGCGGAGCGCTGTCCAGCCGATATTCAACATGGTCATGTCCCCGCCCAGATAGATGCGATAATCGCCCGCGCGGGCATCATACAGGACCCGGCTGGCACCTACGCAACCGCGGTCTTCGGAGAACGCCCGCGACGTCGCCAGAGCCAGAGCGCCCATGATCTCGTCGCACAGGAATGGCTTGATGCCAGGTTCCAGCCCGGCACTGACTTCGACAGCTTCAGCTGCCAGGCCGAGCGCCCAATAGCGGTCGTCCGGCGCCATTGGTGACAATATGAACCCCGGATGTGCGGGGTCGCTCGACTCAACAAGGTATCGTGCATACATCGCGTAGACACCGGCATCTGGCGTTTCAGCCTGCAACAGTCCATCAAGGCATCGCTCGGCGGCCGCGTAGGATCTGGCCTCCAGGAGGTCTCGGACCTCTTTGGCTGCTGGCGATAACACGAATGCCACTTGCGGGGCGGATGCGTTGCGGCGAGGATGCTCTGTATTGGCCGGCTTAGAGGCCGCCGCAGAATCTTCGCCGAGTTCCTGTGCCGGCTTGCACGCGGCGGCGAGCGCGATGATCGCGAGCGCGCCTCCCAGGACAATCGTACGCCACGCCTTGCCGTGAAGCACACCCGCGGGGCGTGCTGTCAGGTTGTCGCGAGAATGACCAGGAACTGCCACGTCCGCCCTCCTCGTGGTCACGCGCGCCGAGCACGCGTAGGTTGTTTTGCCACACTCCTTGAATGTCGTATTCCCGCTGAAGATGTGACAGTACGGACTACAACCCTGCTTCCGGTTGTACCCCGGGGCCTCGTGGCCCCGGGGTTCAAGTCTACCCGATAGGTCGCCGAATTGGCGCGGTTCACCATCCACCCGTGGCGGGATGGCAGTGGGTTGTTATCGCCGACCCCGTCCCTTGGCCGGCGCGCCAGCCGGATCCAGGATCTCACCGCTGTCGAGATCGAGAGTGAACGTATACTGGCCATCAACAATCACGGGCACATACCTCGTACCATTGTAGGTGATTCGGAGCGTACCCGAGAAGGTCTCACTTTCGTTGCCACGACCCTCGGAATCGTGCCAGCTACTGGTCCACTGGTCGTACATCGCAAAGCTGGATTCACCCGAAAGCGGGTACAGGCCCGTACCTGCCTCATAGTCGTAGTCCTTGCTCCATCGCACATCAGTGTTGGTTTCATGCCAGTTCGCAACGCCCTCGTCGTGCCACCCGTATGCGCCGCTGGGCTCCTCATAGCTGAAGCGATAGGACGAGCTGTCGTCTGCGCTGCCATTGAGAACGTAGCGCGTCGCGGTCGCGCCAATCCCGCTCAGGTCGTAGATGCCACGGCAGTGTCCGTGCGAATAGTAGTCATCGCCGAAGTCGAGGTCCCACGACCAGCGGAACTCCCAACTCGTACGCATGCGTTCAACGGCACTCCAACTGTCGGCGCTGAGATCCACGGGAGTCCCGTCGGCAGCGAAAAAGGTCGATTCATAGTTCCAGAGCCAATCGTCGTCCTTGAGCGTGCCACCGAGTTGCGGGTCCGTGCCCGATCCCGCATGCATCGACTTGCCAGTGTAGATCAGTTGCGTCAATAACAGGTCGGCGGGATTCTGCTGTACAAAGTACTCGCCCAAATGCGTCGCGACCATAACCGCAGTCTCGCGGCTCAAAGTGGGCTGCTCGGGGTCGTGGAACCGCCACCACATCCGGCAACGGCCATCCCCATCCAAGCCACGAGCACGACACTGTAGCGCCTGATTTGTTTGTAATTCTGCATGTGAGAACCCCTTGGTCAATGTCCGGCGGAACCCGAAGACGATCCGCGTGTCTTCAGGATTGTCGAGCGTCCGGTGATTGTGTGACGCGGGCGGGCCGACACCGTCGTCCTCATTGCCCCTGGACAGCCCAGAACTCGCACTCCACCTTCTTGTCCGCGTCCGTGGTGAATGAATTGTCGAGCACGAAATAGTAGACACCGGCATTGCTGATCGGAACCTCGATGGATATCGTGCGCCCGCGCCCACTGTCGTGGAGCGCAGTCGCTTTGTCTCCATTCTGCCACTTCGCGTAGTTTTCGTCGTCGAGGACAAGAACACGGATGTCGTTGGCAGCTGCTCCGGACACGACAAGCTTGGCGCACAACGCATAATCCAATCCTTGGCGCGGCGATACGGTGACGTTGTATGTAGTCACTTCTCCGGCGGGCACGACGGCCGACCTGACACCGAAATCGATCCGCTGCCCACGCGGAGAAAGTGACGACAACCGGGCGCGCATCTGTCCGAACTCTGCGCTGGTGCGCCGAAGTCCTTTCAGATTCAGGCGTTCGATCTCGGCAGTCGTGTTCTCGATCCGCTCTTCGGAGGTCGGGTGCTCGGAGAAGAACGCGTCAAACTCCGACGGATCACCACCGGCGACAGCTCGCAGCGTATCAAACACGCTATTCAGGGCCGATGGATCGTAGCCAAGGCGAAATATGTTGTACACTGCCAGGTAGTCGGCATCACGCTCTTCATCGCGTGAATACTTCGCCTCCCGAAGCAGCGCTCTGTAGTTCCCGGCCGCAGTGAAGATGCGCTGCCTCATCGCGTCAGTCATTCTCCGGACCGTGTGACGGCCCACGACATGGCCCACCTCATGGGCAATGACGCCGGCGAGTTCGGCCTCATTGCCCATCGCTTCAATCAGGCCGCGATAGAGAAAGACCTTGCCGCCGCCGACTGTGAATGCATTTACGGTCGGGGAATCGATCACATAGAATCGGTATTCAAGATCCGGACGCTTGGAGGCGGCGGCAATCTTTTGACCGAGTCTGTTGACATACTCGTTGACTGCAGGATCGTCCAACATGGGATTGGTTTCCAGGATCTGGGCTTCGTAGTGATTCGCCATGGCGAACTCCACGTCAGCCCCGAGGAGATCGAGCGTCAAACTGAAATCGCGCCGTTCATCCCCGAGGACATCCCTGCCGAAGACGACTGCGGATATCTGCGCCCTGGGGATCTCGTAGGTGCCGGCATTTTCGCCAACGATGAGAAATGTCACGGAGAGCAGGCCGATGTCGCGGAACAGGCCGCGAAATGTGCTCCCGTCGTTCAAGATAAGCACATCAGCAGACGGAAGGGTTTCACCAAACATCGCTTCGGTGGAATCAAGGCTCAGTCGCGCCA is a genomic window of bacterium containing:
- a CDS encoding M48 family metalloprotease — encoded protein: MSKSIATIIAAALVLVGLQDPAAAAFGSGSVLIELRNGQQAALSLDEFDAKHQTFHFRDGWQVVELDVSDLARLSLDSTEAMFGETLPSADVLILNDGSTFRGLFRDIGLLSVTFLIVGENAGTYEIPRAQISAVVFGRDVLGDERRDFSLTLDLLGADVEFAMANHYEAQILETNPMLDDPAVNEYVNRLGQKIAAASKRPDLEYRFYVIDSPTVNAFTVGGGKVFLYRGLIEAMGNEAELAGVIAHEVGHVVGRHTVRRMTDAMRQRIFTAAGNYRALLREAKYSRDEERDADYLAVYNIFRLGYDPSALNSVFDTLRAVAGGDPSEFDAFFSEHPTSEERIENTTAEIERLNLKGLRRTSAEFGQMRARLSSLSPRGQRIDFGVRSAVVPAGEVTTYNVTVSPRQGLDYALCAKLVVSGAAANDIRVLVLDDENYAKWQNGDKATALHDSGRGRTISIEVPISNAGVYYFVLDNSFTTDADKKVECEFWAVQGQ